In Promicromonospora sp. Populi, one genomic interval encodes:
- a CDS encoding NAD-dependent epimerase/dehydratase family protein: MATAQRVVVTGASGKLGQFVVEHLVESGYHVVSTDRVPPPPGSPGDFTIADLTDLGQVIELLSGVDEGRAADAVVHLAAIPAPGLATNAATFRNNVPSTYNVLRAAQVVGIRNVVTASSETVLGLPFDVPPPYIPVDEEYDVLPQSTYSLGKSLEEEMAKHFTRWDPELKVAALRFSNVMRPEDYANFPGWQDDAQARRWNLWGYIDGRDGAQAVRLALQAGFTGFEAFIIANDDTVMEGDSADLAAEVFPDVPLKRPLQGRETLLSIEKARRVLGYAPQHHWQAEL; the protein is encoded by the coding sequence ATGGCAACAGCGCAGCGGGTAGTGGTCACGGGTGCGAGCGGAAAGCTCGGCCAGTTCGTCGTGGAGCACCTGGTGGAATCCGGGTATCACGTGGTCTCGACCGACCGCGTGCCGCCGCCGCCCGGCAGCCCGGGCGACTTCACGATCGCGGACCTGACAGACCTCGGCCAGGTGATCGAGCTGTTGTCCGGCGTGGACGAGGGGCGGGCGGCCGACGCCGTCGTGCACCTGGCCGCTATCCCCGCACCCGGCCTGGCGACCAATGCCGCGACCTTCCGGAACAACGTGCCCAGCACGTACAACGTGCTGCGGGCCGCCCAGGTGGTGGGCATCCGGAACGTGGTGACCGCGTCGTCCGAGACGGTGCTCGGCCTGCCGTTCGATGTGCCGCCGCCGTACATCCCGGTGGACGAGGAGTACGACGTGCTGCCGCAGTCCACCTACTCGCTCGGCAAGTCGCTCGAGGAGGAGATGGCGAAGCACTTCACGCGCTGGGACCCGGAGCTGAAGGTCGCGGCCCTACGGTTCTCCAACGTGATGCGTCCGGAGGACTACGCGAACTTCCCAGGCTGGCAGGACGATGCCCAGGCCCGGCGCTGGAACCTGTGGGGCTACATCGACGGCCGAGACGGGGCACAGGCGGTGCGGCTCGCGCTGCAGGCCGGCTTCACGGGGTTCGAGGCGTTCATCATCGCGAACGACGACACGGTGATGGAAGGGGACTCGGCGGATCTCGCGGCCGAGGTGTTCCCCGACGTGCCGCTCAAGCGCCCGCTCCAGGGCCGGGAGACCCTGCTCAGCATCGAAAAGGCCCGCCGGGTGCTGGGCTACGCGCCGCAGCACCACTGGCAGGCTGAGCTCTGA
- a CDS encoding TetR/AcrR family transcriptional regulator has product MIATVQGTMRERLIEAANELFYAQGLRAVSVDKVIDRASTTKVTFYRHFQSKDDLIVAYLESRAELERNGVDAAIAYGAGDVDVSLRLMADHTGAAACEPGFRGCPFINAAAEYPDRDSPVRKVVDTHRDWWTSAFERLVAPVGLADPAAVADDLMLLRDGVMVAGYLGDPSKVAASFLRSCQAVIAGAARTGPSI; this is encoded by the coding sequence ATGATCGCGACCGTGCAAGGGACCATGCGAGAACGCCTGATCGAGGCGGCGAACGAGCTGTTCTACGCGCAGGGCCTGCGTGCGGTGAGCGTCGACAAGGTCATCGACCGCGCGAGCACCACGAAGGTGACGTTCTACCGGCACTTTCAGAGCAAGGACGACCTGATCGTCGCGTACCTCGAGTCCCGCGCGGAGCTCGAACGCAACGGTGTCGATGCGGCCATCGCCTACGGCGCCGGAGACGTCGACGTCTCGTTACGCCTGATGGCCGACCACACCGGGGCGGCGGCTTGTGAACCCGGGTTCCGCGGGTGTCCCTTCATCAATGCCGCCGCCGAGTACCCCGACCGGGACAGCCCTGTCCGCAAGGTGGTCGACACGCACCGCGACTGGTGGACGAGCGCGTTCGAGCGGCTCGTTGCACCAGTGGGACTAGCCGATCCGGCGGCAGTGGCGGATGACCTGATGCTGCTCCGCGACGGGGTGATGGTCGCCGGCTACCTCGGCGACCCGTCAAAGGTCGCGGCCTCGTTCCTCCGCAGCTGCCAGGCGGTAATCGCCGGCGCGGCCCGCACGGGACCAAGCATCTGA
- a CDS encoding NAD(P)/FAD-dependent oxidoreductase, protein MTDNTFDVVVIGAGPVGENVADGAVQGGLTVAIVESELVGGECSYWACMPTKALLRDAAALRAVRSLPGANAAVTGTLDTAAVLARRDEFAAHWHDDGQVAWLDQAGISLFRGVGRISAPRTVEVRGADGATTVLDARHAVVIATGSSARLPEIPGLADAAPWTSREAAAAKAVPGRLAIVGGGVVGTEMATAFSALGARVTLIARDGLLPAMEPFASDQVAEGLKAEGVALHLRTQPERIHRDKDGTVHIALADGTTVDADEVLVATGRKPNTGDVGLENVGLTPGDWLHVDDSLRVNQFPQAVQSDGTPAGDGWLYAAGDVNHRALLTHQGKYQARALGATIVARANGTPVDLAPWGRHAATADDRAVSQVIFTDPEIASVGHTAATAATAGLRFRAVEYDLGSVAGAALHADGYASRAGMVVDEDRKVLVGFTAVGPDVAELLHAATIAITAEVPIGRLWHAVPAYPTISEIWLRLLETYGRGD, encoded by the coding sequence ATGACCGACAACACGTTCGACGTAGTAGTCATCGGCGCCGGCCCGGTCGGCGAGAACGTCGCCGACGGGGCGGTCCAGGGCGGCCTCACCGTGGCGATCGTGGAGAGCGAGCTGGTGGGCGGGGAGTGCTCCTACTGGGCCTGCATGCCCACCAAGGCCCTCCTGCGCGACGCCGCCGCGCTGCGCGCCGTCCGGAGCCTGCCCGGGGCCAACGCCGCGGTGACCGGCACCCTGGACACGGCCGCCGTCCTGGCGCGCCGCGACGAGTTCGCCGCGCACTGGCACGACGACGGCCAGGTCGCCTGGCTGGACCAGGCCGGGATCTCCCTGTTCCGTGGCGTCGGCCGGATCAGCGCCCCCCGGACCGTCGAGGTACGGGGCGCCGACGGCGCAACGACAGTGCTCGATGCGCGGCACGCAGTGGTCATCGCGACCGGCAGCAGTGCCCGTCTCCCGGAGATTCCCGGGCTGGCCGACGCCGCACCGTGGACCAGCCGAGAGGCCGCGGCCGCCAAGGCCGTCCCCGGACGGCTGGCGATCGTCGGCGGTGGCGTGGTGGGCACCGAGATGGCCACCGCGTTCTCGGCCCTCGGGGCGCGCGTCACGCTCATCGCGCGCGACGGGCTGCTCCCCGCCATGGAGCCGTTCGCGAGCGATCAGGTGGCCGAGGGGCTGAAGGCAGAAGGCGTCGCGCTGCACCTGCGCACGCAGCCCGAGCGCATCCATCGCGACAAGGACGGGACCGTGCACATCGCCCTCGCGGACGGCACCACGGTCGACGCCGACGAGGTCCTGGTCGCGACCGGCCGCAAGCCGAACACCGGCGACGTCGGTCTCGAAAACGTCGGCCTCACCCCCGGCGACTGGTTGCACGTCGACGACTCCCTGCGCGTCAACCAGTTCCCGCAGGCCGTCCAAAGCGACGGAACACCGGCGGGCGACGGCTGGCTCTACGCAGCCGGCGACGTCAACCACCGCGCCCTCCTGACGCACCAGGGCAAGTACCAGGCCCGCGCCCTGGGCGCCACCATCGTCGCCCGCGCCAACGGCACCCCGGTCGATCTAGCGCCCTGGGGCAGGCACGCGGCGACAGCCGACGACCGCGCCGTGTCGCAGGTGATCTTCACCGACCCAGAGATCGCAAGCGTCGGCCACACCGCGGCCACCGCGGCGACGGCGGGGCTCCGTTTCCGCGCCGTCGAGTATGACCTCGGATCCGTCGCCGGCGCCGCCCTGCACGCGGACGGGTACGCCAGCCGGGCCGGCATGGTCGTCGACGAGGACCGGAAGGTGCTGGTCGGCTTCACGGCGGTCGGCCCCGACGTCGCGGAGCTGCTGCATGCCGCGACGATCGCCATCACCGCTGAGGTGCCGATCGGCCGGCTGTGGCACGCCGTCCCCGCCTACCCCACCATCAGCGAGATCTGGCTCCGGCTCCTGGAGACCTACGGCCGAGGGGACTAG
- a CDS encoding DNA/RNA non-specific endonuclease, whose protein sequence is MTGYDAEFLGFTVPLPVSPVEARVLDYTHFSVLLDPGRRLAAATACIVDGAALLALRRSGRWRLERRVPTGEQSGSELYSGNPLDRGHLVRRLDPVWGDAETAAQANRDTFTYTNAAPQVNRFNQSKELWNGLEDHVLKYASAYDHRLVVHTGPVFTADDPLYRGVRIPRLFWKVVAWVGPGGLQATAFVLDQTPQLEDARLQEITAQALARDDIPPLGPFRTYQVPVPDVAALTRLDLGPLPGADVFAVATTTPSGSRPTDITIHRLPRARAWSEIRTRDQITLPPAPN, encoded by the coding sequence GTGACCGGCTACGACGCAGAGTTCCTCGGTTTCACCGTTCCGCTCCCCGTCTCGCCCGTCGAGGCGCGTGTCCTCGACTACACCCATTTCTCCGTCCTGCTCGACCCGGGCCGGCGCCTCGCCGCGGCCACGGCCTGCATCGTCGACGGCGCCGCCCTCCTGGCGCTGCGTCGTTCCGGCCGGTGGCGGCTGGAGCGCCGCGTCCCGACCGGCGAGCAGTCCGGCAGCGAGCTGTACTCGGGCAACCCGCTCGACCGCGGCCACCTCGTACGTCGCCTCGATCCCGTCTGGGGCGATGCCGAGACGGCTGCCCAGGCCAACCGGGACACCTTCACCTATACAAATGCCGCGCCGCAGGTGAACAGGTTCAACCAGTCCAAGGAGCTGTGGAACGGGCTCGAGGACCACGTGCTCAAGTACGCGTCCGCCTACGACCACCGGCTCGTGGTGCACACCGGCCCCGTCTTCACCGCCGACGACCCGCTCTACCGCGGCGTCCGCATCCCGCGCCTCTTCTGGAAGGTGGTCGCGTGGGTCGGGCCGGGTGGGCTCCAGGCGACCGCGTTCGTGCTGGACCAGACCCCGCAGCTCGAGGACGCGCGCCTCCAGGAGATCACCGCCCAGGCGCTGGCCCGGGACGACATCCCGCCGCTCGGCCCGTTCCGGACCTACCAGGTGCCGGTGCCCGACGTCGCGGCGCTGACCCGCCTGGATCTCGGCCCACTGCCCGGGGCGGACGTGTTCGCGGTGGCGACCACAACGCCGTCGGGCAGCCGACCGACCGACATCACCATCCACCGGCTCCCCCGGGCGCGGGCCTGGTCGGAGATCCGGACGCGCGACCAGATCACGCTGCCCCCTGCACCGAACTAG
- a CDS encoding phosphoenolpyruvate carboxylase: protein MSESTQTVRGNARHEVPDPLREDVRLLGGLLGRILREDGGQDLLDDVERLRELTIRAYGDPSPHALDEAADLVASFTVERAEQVARAFTCYFHLANLAEEYHRVRVLRSREAETRTGPAVLEDTIPAAFAQLTEEVGRDEALRRLGELEFRPVLTAHPTEARRRAISGTIRRISDLLAERDTRRLGGVTLAENERRILAEIDTMWRTAPVRTSKPSVLDEVKTVMGVFDAVLVDVFGDVYRRLDDWLLADDAGRVAPVAKPFVKLGTWIGGDRDGNPNVTAEITRQAAALAADHALAALERLAVETGRKLTLDAEGTTPSSDLNALWQRIRQRSEDVARRAQAASPNEPHRAVMLALAERITATRSRDADLAYVTAEEFEADLIVVQDSLVATGAARAAYGDLQRLVWQVQTFGFHLAELEVRQHSQVHAAALAEIRELGVGGALSEKTREVLDTYRALGAIQRRFGERAARRYVVSFTQAPEHLAAVYELASYAFADDPEAGPVIDAVPLFETFADLQNSVPILDAMLALPVVQRRLGENGRRVEVMLGYSDSSKDVGPVAATLALHDAQSRIAEWARNNDLKLTLFHGRGGALGRGGGPANRAVLAQPPHSVDGRFKLTEQGEVILARYGDPVIASRHIEQVAAATLLASAPSVEAVNQSAAAKFAPLAKALDVTSRERFHELVKADGFPQWFAQVTPLEEVGLLPIGSRPAKRGLSVNSLDDLRAIPWVFSWSQARINLAGWYGLGTALAGVGDVELLRAARTEWPLFATLLDNVEMSLAKTDERIAAQYLALGSRDDLAAMVLDELRLTREWVLKISGNAFPLENKRVLGRAVQLRSPYVDALSLLQVRALRGLRTGSDGGSAVDGGYAGRLQHLLLLTVNGVSAGLQNTG from the coding sequence GTGAGTGAATCAACTCAGACCGTTCGCGGCAACGCCCGGCACGAGGTACCTGACCCGCTGCGCGAGGACGTGCGCCTGCTCGGCGGACTTCTCGGCAGGATCCTCCGCGAGGACGGGGGGCAGGATCTGCTGGACGACGTCGAACGCCTCCGCGAGCTGACGATCCGTGCGTACGGCGACCCGTCCCCCCATGCGCTGGACGAGGCCGCCGACCTGGTGGCCTCCTTCACCGTGGAGCGTGCCGAGCAGGTCGCCCGTGCGTTCACCTGCTACTTCCACCTCGCGAACCTTGCCGAGGAGTACCACCGCGTCCGCGTGCTGCGCTCCCGGGAGGCCGAGACGAGGACCGGCCCGGCCGTCCTGGAGGACACCATCCCCGCGGCGTTCGCCCAGCTCACCGAGGAGGTCGGGCGGGACGAGGCGCTGCGCCGGCTCGGCGAGCTGGAGTTCCGGCCGGTGCTGACGGCCCACCCGACCGAGGCCCGGCGTCGGGCCATCAGCGGGACCATCCGCCGCATCTCGGACCTCCTGGCCGAGCGGGACACCCGCCGCCTCGGCGGCGTGACGCTGGCCGAGAACGAGCGGCGCATCCTCGCCGAGATCGACACGATGTGGCGCACGGCGCCCGTACGGACCAGCAAGCCGTCGGTGCTCGACGAGGTCAAGACGGTCATGGGGGTGTTCGACGCCGTCCTCGTGGACGTCTTCGGCGACGTGTACCGCCGGCTCGACGACTGGCTCCTGGCGGACGACGCCGGCCGCGTCGCCCCCGTCGCGAAGCCGTTCGTGAAGCTCGGGACCTGGATCGGCGGCGACCGCGACGGCAACCCGAACGTCACCGCCGAGATCACGCGGCAGGCCGCGGCGCTCGCGGCGGACCACGCCCTGGCGGCGCTGGAACGCCTGGCGGTCGAGACCGGGCGCAAGCTGACGCTCGACGCCGAGGGGACCACACCGTCTTCGGACCTCAACGCACTGTGGCAGCGGATCCGGCAAAGGTCCGAGGACGTGGCGCGGCGGGCTCAGGCGGCGTCGCCGAACGAGCCCCACCGGGCCGTCATGCTCGCGCTCGCGGAGCGGATCACCGCCACGCGATCACGCGACGCCGACCTGGCCTACGTGACCGCCGAGGAGTTCGAGGCGGACCTGATCGTGGTGCAGGACTCGCTGGTGGCGACCGGCGCGGCGCGTGCCGCGTACGGGGACCTGCAGCGTCTGGTCTGGCAGGTGCAGACCTTCGGTTTCCACCTGGCGGAGCTCGAGGTGCGGCAGCACTCGCAGGTGCACGCCGCGGCGCTCGCCGAGATCCGGGAGCTGGGGGTGGGCGGCGCGCTGAGCGAGAAGACACGCGAGGTGCTCGACACCTACCGGGCGCTCGGCGCCATCCAGCGCCGGTTCGGTGAGCGCGCCGCGCGTCGTTACGTCGTGTCGTTCACGCAGGCACCGGAGCACCTCGCCGCCGTCTACGAGCTGGCGTCGTACGCCTTCGCGGACGATCCCGAGGCCGGCCCCGTGATCGACGCCGTCCCGCTGTTCGAGACCTTCGCCGACCTGCAGAACTCGGTGCCGATCCTCGACGCGATGCTGGCGCTGCCGGTTGTGCAGCGGCGGCTGGGCGAGAACGGCCGGCGCGTCGAGGTGATGCTCGGCTACTCGGACTCGTCCAAGGACGTCGGCCCGGTCGCGGCGACACTCGCCCTGCACGACGCGCAGTCGCGCATCGCGGAGTGGGCGCGCAACAACGACCTGAAGCTGACCCTGTTCCACGGCCGCGGCGGCGCGCTCGGCCGTGGTGGCGGCCCCGCCAACCGCGCGGTGCTGGCCCAGCCGCCGCACTCGGTGGACGGCCGGTTCAAGCTGACCGAGCAGGGCGAGGTCATCCTCGCCCGGTACGGCGACCCCGTCATCGCGTCCCGGCACATCGAGCAGGTCGCCGCGGCGACGCTGCTGGCGTCCGCGCCTTCGGTCGAGGCCGTCAATCAGAGCGCCGCAGCGAAGTTCGCGCCGCTGGCCAAGGCCCTGGACGTGACGTCCCGCGAGCGGTTCCACGAGCTCGTGAAGGCCGACGGGTTCCCGCAGTGGTTCGCGCAGGTCACGCCCCTGGAGGAGGTCGGCCTGCTGCCCATCGGGTCGCGGCCCGCCAAGCGCGGCCTCTCCGTGAACTCGCTCGACGACCTGCGCGCGATCCCCTGGGTCTTCTCCTGGTCGCAGGCCCGCATCAACCTCGCCGGCTGGTACGGCTTGGGCACGGCGCTCGCCGGGGTCGGCGATGTCGAGCTGCTGCGGGCGGCACGCACCGAGTGGCCGCTGTTCGCGACCCTGCTCGACAACGTCGAGATGTCGCTCGCCAAGACCGACGAGCGGATCGCCGCGCAGTATCTCGCGCTGGGTTCGCGTGACGACCTCGCGGCGATGGTGCTCGACGAGCTGCGGCTGACCCGCGAGTGGGTGCTGAAGATCAGCGGCAACGCGTTCCCGCTGGAGAACAAGCGGGTGCTCGGCCGGGCCGTGCAGCTCCGGTCGCCTTACGTCGACGCGCTGTCGTTGCTGCAGGTCCGCGCGCTGCGCGGCTTGCGCACCGGGTCCGACGGTGGTTCCGCGGTGGACGGCGGCTACGCCGGCCGCCTGCAGCACCTGCTGCTGCTGACCGTCAACGGTGTCTCGGCCGGCCTGCAGAACACGGGGTGA
- a CDS encoding sirohydrochlorin chelatase: protein MTAILIGTSHGTDDPAGQAAVRALLDGVRAARPELDVREAFVDVQQPEVGEVLAGAMRDAGDAASDDAPVAGAPDGGPVAVVVPLLLSTGYHVQHDIAQAVAAVNAADGGASVAAEPLGPHPLLVDILVDRYAAAEAAHGPFRSDDAVVLAAAGSSVAAAATAVEEVTSALAQRLGRAVTPSYGAGAEPRVPDAVAAARVSVGDVPGAAGPAGAPRVIVVSYLLAPGYFLDRVLEAGADIVTDPVCGPAGADKADPRLVQVVLDRYDAAV from the coding sequence ATGACCGCGATCCTGATCGGGACGTCCCACGGGACCGACGATCCTGCGGGCCAGGCGGCCGTGCGCGCGCTGCTCGACGGCGTCCGCGCGGCCCGGCCGGAGCTCGACGTGCGCGAGGCCTTCGTGGACGTGCAGCAGCCGGAGGTCGGTGAGGTCCTGGCCGGTGCGATGCGTGATGCGGGCGATGCGGCGTCCGATGACGCGCCGGTTGCCGGCGCGCCCGACGGCGGGCCGGTCGCCGTCGTCGTGCCGCTGCTGCTGTCGACGGGGTACCACGTGCAGCACGACATCGCGCAGGCCGTGGCTGCCGTCAACGCGGCCGACGGAGGCGCGTCGGTCGCGGCCGAGCCGCTCGGCCCGCACCCCCTGCTCGTCGACATCCTGGTCGACCGTTACGCCGCCGCCGAGGCGGCGCACGGCCCCTTCCGGTCCGACGACGCAGTGGTGCTCGCCGCCGCCGGCTCCTCGGTGGCGGCCGCCGCGACCGCCGTCGAGGAGGTGACCAGCGCGCTGGCCCAGCGGCTGGGGCGGGCCGTGACCCCGTCGTACGGGGCGGGCGCCGAGCCGCGGGTTCCCGATGCCGTGGCCGCAGCCCGGGTCAGCGTGGGGGATGTCCCCGGCGCAGCTGGGCCGGCGGGCGCGCCGCGCGTGATCGTCGTGTCCTACCTGCTCGCGCCCGGGTACTTCCTGGACCGGGTGCTGGAGGCGGGCGCCGACATCGTGACCGACCCCGTCTGTGGCCCGGCCGGAGCCGACAAGGCTGACCCCCGGCTGGTGCAGGTAGTGCTGGACCGGTACGACGCGGCGGTCTAG
- a CDS encoding 5'-3' exonuclease H3TH domain-containing protein yields the protein MSLMLLDSASLYFRAFFGLPDSLRAPSGVPVNAVRGLLDTIAWLATTHRPDRLVACWDDDWRPAFRVEAIPSYKAHRVAQEVPGTTGIEEVPEALLAQVPVIVELLAALGIARVGVPGYEADDVIGTLTTHAVEQGAGPVDIVTGDRDLFQLVDDAAGVRVLYPARGIRDPDVVDQGRLAEKYGVTSGQAYADMATLRGDPSDGLPGVPGVGEKTAAKLLAQYGTLAGILAARDTGDKGLTSTQRRRLLEADDYLRVAPVVVQVARDAPLPTFDPAVPKAPADPDALDALTARWGLRSSVERVRTAFGWA from the coding sequence ATGAGCCTCATGCTCCTCGACTCCGCCTCCCTGTACTTCCGCGCGTTCTTCGGCCTGCCCGACTCGCTGCGCGCGCCGAGCGGTGTGCCGGTGAACGCCGTCCGCGGCCTGCTCGACACGATCGCGTGGCTTGCCACTACCCACCGCCCCGACCGTCTGGTCGCGTGCTGGGACGACGACTGGCGTCCCGCCTTCCGCGTCGAGGCCATCCCCAGCTACAAGGCGCACCGCGTAGCGCAGGAGGTGCCCGGCACGACCGGCATCGAGGAGGTGCCTGAGGCGCTGCTCGCGCAGGTCCCGGTCATCGTGGAGCTGCTCGCGGCGCTCGGTATCGCGCGCGTAGGGGTGCCCGGCTACGAGGCGGACGACGTCATCGGGACGCTGACCACCCACGCCGTCGAGCAGGGCGCAGGGCCGGTGGACATCGTCACCGGTGACCGCGACCTGTTCCAGCTCGTCGACGACGCGGCCGGCGTCCGCGTGCTGTACCCGGCGCGCGGTATCCGGGACCCCGACGTGGTGGACCAGGGGCGGCTGGCGGAGAAGTACGGCGTCACATCGGGTCAGGCCTACGCCGACATGGCGACGCTGCGGGGCGACCCCAGCGACGGGCTGCCCGGCGTGCCGGGCGTCGGCGAGAAGACTGCGGCCAAGCTGCTGGCCCAGTACGGCACGCTGGCCGGGATCCTGGCGGCCCGGGACACCGGGGACAAGGGGCTGACCTCGACGCAGCGTCGTCGGCTGCTGGAGGCCGACGACTACCTGCGGGTGGCGCCGGTCGTCGTGCAGGTGGCCCGGGACGCGCCGCTGCCTACGTTCGACCCGGCGGTGCCGAAGGCACCCGCCGACCCGGACGCGCTGGACGCCCTGACGGCCCGGTGGGGACTGCGGTCAAGCGTGGAGCGAGTACGGACGGCGTTCGGCTGGGCGTGA
- a CDS encoding CrcB family protein has protein sequence MIELLVVAVGGGVGAAARFMVDGEIRARHNGGFPWGTFVVNVVGSFLIGVFSSLVFALVPLGVPGSTAHLLQLALTTGLCGGFTTFSTTTMESVRLARSGRMRLALANSLGTLMVTVTAAGLGLALGGLLA, from the coding sequence ATGATCGAGCTGCTCGTGGTCGCCGTCGGCGGCGGCGTGGGCGCCGCCGCCCGGTTCATGGTCGACGGCGAGATCCGAGCGCGCCACAACGGCGGGTTCCCATGGGGGACGTTCGTGGTGAACGTGGTGGGCTCGTTCCTCATCGGGGTGTTCTCGTCGCTGGTCTTCGCGCTCGTGCCCCTGGGTGTGCCGGGCAGCACTGCCCACCTGCTGCAGCTGGCCCTCACGACGGGCCTGTGCGGCGGGTTCACGACGTTCTCCACGACCACCATGGAGTCGGTGCGCCTGGCCCGGTCCGGCCGGATGCGCCTGGCGCTGGCGAACTCCCTGGGCACGCTGATGGTGACCGTCACGGCGGCCGGGCTGGGCCTGGCGCTAGGCGGTCTGCTGGCCTGA
- a CDS encoding CrcB family protein, whose amino-acid sequence MSDRFFPDLSSAGEGALRVTRAPHRDWRYVGLVALGGACGSVARYLLGIWTTALVAIVWPPLPGADLALVRFPVGTLLVNVIGALALGYLLETLARRGRETVRRRKIRLGIGTGVLGGFTTYSALALETQLMLADGATWLALLYVVLTLAGGTAACLGGIGIAARADRRREQRRRRPEDPR is encoded by the coding sequence GTGAGCGATAGGTTCTTCCCAGACCTGTCGAGCGCCGGCGAGGGGGCACTGCGCGTGACACGAGCACCGCACCGTGACTGGCGGTACGTGGGGCTTGTCGCGCTCGGCGGCGCCTGCGGCTCGGTGGCCCGGTACCTCCTGGGCATCTGGACGACGGCGCTGGTGGCGATCGTGTGGCCCCCGCTCCCTGGTGCCGACCTGGCGCTGGTCAGGTTCCCCGTCGGGACGCTCCTGGTGAACGTGATCGGTGCGCTCGCCCTGGGGTACCTCCTGGAGACGCTGGCCCGCCGCGGCCGCGAGACCGTACGCCGCCGCAAGATCCGGCTCGGCATCGGCACCGGCGTGCTCGGCGGGTTCACCACCTACTCGGCCCTGGCCCTGGAGACGCAGCTGATGCTCGCCGACGGCGCGACGTGGCTCGCCCTGCTCTACGTGGTGCTCACCCTCGCGGGCGGAACCGCGGCATGCCTGGGCGGCATCGGGATCGCGGCACGCGCTGACCGGCGTCGAGAACAGCGACGTCGAAGGCCCGAGGATCCACGATGA
- a CDS encoding universal stress protein produces the protein MTVRSVVVGVDHKNPDLARRAASLVQSLGGSLIELVCVWVDEAAVSDSRGFTVSVDPDIAVSSDAYGADVLAGLNRAMADVGLPWSARRGAGDPAAELGRVADEVGAAMIVVGSRRSGLRGWTTNLVSGTVAGRLIHNQPRPVVVLPETMSAP, from the coding sequence GTGACTGTGCGATCCGTGGTGGTCGGCGTTGACCACAAGAATCCGGACCTGGCTCGGCGGGCAGCGTCGCTCGTCCAGTCCCTGGGTGGAAGCCTGATCGAGCTCGTATGCGTGTGGGTCGACGAGGCAGCCGTCTCTGACTCACGGGGGTTCACCGTTTCGGTGGACCCGGACATTGCCGTGTCCTCCGACGCGTACGGGGCGGACGTCCTGGCCGGGCTGAACAGGGCGATGGCCGACGTCGGCCTGCCCTGGAGTGCCCGCCGCGGCGCGGGCGACCCGGCCGCTGAGCTGGGGCGCGTGGCCGACGAGGTGGGGGCGGCGATGATCGTCGTCGGGTCGCGACGCTCCGGCCTGCGCGGCTGGACGACGAACCTCGTGAGCGGGACCGTCGCGGGCCGGCTCATCCACAACCAGCCGCGCCCCGTGGTGGTCCTCCCCGAGACGATGTCGGCCCCGTGA
- a CDS encoding sigma-70 family RNA polymerase sigma factor, whose translation MAQTASHPTQSASADLAPDELSEQLEVYRRELTGYCYRLLGGAFDADDAVQETLLRAWRSYERFEGRSSLRTWLYRIATNVCFDQLGSSRAKRERPMGLGASVEPVEESLAAVLPEYAWVEPVPTEHVLPGASDPADTTVARESVRLAFVAALQHLPAKQRAVLILREVLRWPATEVATLLDTSVASVNSALQRARATLADKAPDRSGTSESAAVPTASESELLERYVAAFERYDMAALANLLREDAVMNMPPYAMWLEGIENIQAWMTGPGGECEGSRLVPIDVNGSPGFAQYRPDPKGGHFPWGIVVLEDDGEYITGITTFLDTEKWFSRFGLADHLD comes from the coding sequence ATGGCACAGACAGCGTCACATCCCACGCAGAGCGCCAGTGCGGACCTGGCACCGGACGAGCTCTCCGAGCAGCTCGAGGTGTACCGCCGTGAGCTGACCGGCTACTGCTACCGACTGCTGGGCGGCGCCTTCGACGCCGACGACGCGGTACAGGAGACCCTCCTGCGCGCCTGGCGGTCGTACGAACGGTTCGAGGGTCGCTCATCGCTGCGCACCTGGCTGTACCGGATCGCCACGAACGTGTGCTTCGACCAGCTGGGTTCCAGCCGCGCCAAGCGTGAGCGCCCCATGGGTCTGGGCGCCTCGGTGGAGCCTGTCGAGGAGAGCCTCGCGGCGGTGCTGCCCGAGTATGCCTGGGTGGAGCCGGTCCCGACCGAGCACGTGCTGCCCGGAGCGAGCGACCCCGCCGACACGACCGTGGCGCGCGAGTCGGTGCGGCTCGCGTTCGTCGCGGCCCTGCAGCACCTACCGGCCAAGCAGCGCGCGGTACTCATCCTGCGCGAGGTGCTGCGCTGGCCCGCGACCGAGGTCGCCACGCTGCTCGACACCTCGGTGGCGTCGGTGAACAGTGCCCTCCAGCGGGCGCGGGCCACGCTCGCCGACAAGGCCCCGGACCGCTCCGGCACCTCGGAGTCGGCGGCGGTGCCGACGGCGAGCGAGTCCGAGCTGCTGGAGCGGTACGTCGCCGCGTTCGAGCGGTACGACATGGCGGCCCTGGCCAACCTGCTCCGCGAGGACGCGGTCATGAACATGCCGCCGTACGCCATGTGGCTGGAGGGCATCGAGAACATCCAGGCGTGGATGACCGGGCCTGGCGGCGAGTGCGAAGGTTCGCGCCTGGTGCCGATCGACGTCAACGGCTCGCCGGGGTTCGCGCAGTACCGACCGGACCCGAAGGGCGGCCACTTCCCGTGGGGGATCGTGGTGCTGGAGGACGACGGCGAGTACATCACCGGCATCACCACTTTCCTCGACACCGAGAAGTGGTTCTCCCGATTCGGCCTGGCGGACCACCTCGACTAG